The following are from one region of the Cystobacter ferrugineus genome:
- a CDS encoding helix-turn-helix domain-containing protein, which translates to MRRPTMDTDNLEQEEGLWDANDVARFLKASRSWVYQRAQAGQLPCVKIGGLLRFEPAALRAFIRGQGTKIR; encoded by the coding sequence ATGCGTAGGCCCACCATGGACACGGACAACTTGGAGCAGGAGGAGGGCCTCTGGGACGCGAATGACGTGGCTCGCTTCCTCAAAGCCTCGCGCTCGTGGGTGTACCAGCGGGCTCAGGCGGGTCAGCTTCCGTGCGTGAAGATCGGCGGGCTGCTGCGCTTCGAGCCGGCAGCGCTCCGCGCCTTCATCAGGGGCCAGGGCACAAAAATCAGGTAG
- the rpe gene encoding ribulose-phosphate 3-epimerase, with translation MTRRVLVSPSLLSSDFGRLAEEVRAVEAAGADWIHVDVMDGRYVPNITLGPVIVQAIKKVATRPLDVHLMIVEPEKYIEAFAKAGADILTVHVEACTHLHRVLQQIRHAGARPAVVLNPATPLSAVEEVLGEVDMVLLMSVNPGFGGQGFIPHTVDKVRRLRAMLDARGLHTHIQVDGGINSETARLVVEAGADVLVAGSYVFGAKDYAAAIHSLRA, from the coding sequence ATGACCCGCCGTGTGCTCGTGTCGCCCTCGCTGCTGTCCTCGGATTTTGGCCGCCTGGCGGAGGAGGTCCGCGCGGTGGAAGCCGCGGGCGCGGACTGGATCCACGTGGACGTGATGGACGGGCGCTACGTGCCCAACATCACCCTGGGGCCGGTCATCGTTCAGGCGATCAAGAAGGTGGCCACCCGGCCGCTGGACGTGCACCTGATGATCGTCGAGCCGGAGAAGTACATCGAGGCGTTCGCCAAGGCGGGGGCGGACATCCTCACGGTGCACGTGGAGGCGTGCACGCACCTGCACCGGGTGTTGCAGCAGATCCGCCACGCGGGAGCCCGGCCGGCGGTGGTGCTCAACCCGGCCACGCCGCTGTCGGCGGTGGAGGAGGTGCTGGGCGAGGTGGATATGGTGCTGCTGATGAGCGTGAACCCGGGCTTCGGAGGCCAGGGCTTCATCCCCCATACGGTGGACAAGGTGCGCCGGTTGCGCGCGATGCTCGATGCGCGCGGGCTGCACACGCACATCCAGGTGGATGGGGGGATCAACTCGGAGACCGCCCGCCTGGTGGTGGAGGCGGGGGCGGACGTGCTGGTGGCGGGCTCGTACGTGTTCGGAGCGAAGGACTACGCCGCCGCCATCCACTCCCTACGCGCCTGA
- a CDS encoding DNA polymerase: MNEKDLETHLGLLLSRTLSPLRRRPRAYPHTVLVGVSVKWDEEHRVPLLLQLVTLADEHVHAQAYELPEGQLMGEQLIDCIRELLRRADAMPPARRGIRQVHVVAHEASSLLALFPSAVTEARVEQVGKAHHARLERVKREEGTWDVRLVELAGYFPKTPLEEIARTVGRPRQEADGPHLTELKRTALAWLVAHAARDAEVALRAMRDFRQGVLAEWNIDVLGNRTLPAVASAIFRLHFVRNGPAPVVKREVVRKVKKGTGYRDEPRVELVFNGDPNVRRMACRAYWGAQSEAFRRGFHVGAFAEYDAVSLYPYAAMLQPLPHAGTRWVRLESLAQVEEHEGFGTFTFVFPRGTRYPCLPVHRNGVRRLVFPLQGTSSCTLAEVRLALRRGAKVKVVEAYGFKPGPRERDHDVSRYMRHFLEKKAAAKRGTLEYATAKLFANALLGKLAEKMHGSGLLDVEREAQLHGFGPGLGAAIHGSPLLRASLKGPPDVGSAFAPEWATLVLGQARALMADITARGALLVSTDAIICPEELDLRCEGLDALESVGSGMRLEHRADAVFIARARLYALLRRVEDVGPGETVLGRDDTWAVVRVARQGTSESEADFAQTLLACLREGRDVAPTRIRKRRLTMEAAVREGKPIHSLVQEEVRTGFSWDNKRRLLDRDSKPFTQSTDTAPYRSLSRLEAGERQRQIREGGARPRKSRVPAHKMEKALALLSGGRSVREVANELKLARSTVGDIKKRAGLGTVESEEGGADA, encoded by the coding sequence ATGAACGAGAAGGATTTGGAGACGCACCTGGGGCTGCTCCTGTCCCGGACGCTCTCTCCCCTCCGTCGTCGGCCCCGAGCGTATCCGCACACCGTGCTGGTGGGCGTGAGCGTGAAGTGGGACGAGGAGCATCGCGTCCCGCTGCTGTTGCAGCTCGTCACCCTCGCGGACGAGCACGTCCACGCCCAAGCCTACGAGCTGCCCGAGGGACAGCTCATGGGCGAGCAGCTCATCGACTGCATCCGGGAACTGCTCCGGCGGGCCGATGCCATGCCGCCCGCCCGGCGCGGAATCCGGCAGGTGCATGTGGTGGCACACGAGGCCAGCAGTCTCCTCGCCCTCTTTCCTTCCGCCGTGACCGAGGCGCGGGTGGAGCAGGTGGGAAAGGCCCACCACGCGCGACTGGAGCGCGTGAAGCGCGAGGAGGGCACCTGGGACGTGCGGCTGGTGGAGCTCGCGGGCTATTTCCCGAAGACTCCCTTGGAGGAAATCGCTCGAACCGTGGGCCGTCCCCGCCAGGAGGCAGATGGGCCGCACCTGACCGAGCTGAAGCGGACGGCTCTAGCGTGGCTGGTGGCCCATGCCGCCCGGGACGCGGAGGTGGCCCTGCGTGCCATGCGGGACTTCCGCCAGGGGGTGCTCGCCGAGTGGAACATCGACGTGCTCGGCAACCGCACCTTACCGGCCGTGGCGTCCGCCATCTTCCGCCTGCACTTCGTCCGGAATGGCCCCGCCCCGGTGGTGAAGCGCGAGGTGGTGCGCAAGGTGAAGAAGGGCACGGGCTACCGGGATGAGCCGCGTGTCGAGCTGGTCTTCAACGGCGACCCGAACGTGCGCCGCATGGCCTGCCGCGCCTACTGGGGTGCGCAGTCGGAGGCGTTCCGGCGCGGCTTCCACGTCGGCGCCTTCGCCGAGTACGACGCAGTGTCCCTCTATCCCTACGCGGCGATGCTCCAGCCGCTCCCCCACGCTGGGACACGGTGGGTCCGGCTGGAATCCCTCGCCCAGGTCGAGGAGCACGAGGGCTTCGGCACCTTCACGTTCGTCTTCCCGAGGGGCACGCGCTACCCCTGCCTGCCAGTGCATCGCAACGGCGTGCGTCGACTCGTCTTTCCTCTTCAAGGAACCTCCTCCTGCACGTTGGCCGAGGTGCGCCTGGCGCTACGACGGGGGGCGAAGGTGAAGGTGGTGGAAGCCTACGGCTTCAAGCCCGGCCCTCGTGAGCGCGACCACGACGTGAGCCGCTACATGCGGCACTTCCTCGAGAAGAAGGCCGCCGCCAAGAGGGGCACCCTGGAGTACGCCACGGCCAAGCTCTTCGCCAACGCTCTGCTGGGCAAGCTGGCCGAGAAGATGCACGGTTCGGGCCTGCTGGACGTCGAGCGCGAGGCCCAGCTCCACGGCTTCGGCCCGGGACTGGGAGCGGCCATCCACGGCTCGCCGTTGTTGCGCGCCTCGCTTAAGGGGCCTCCGGATGTAGGCAGTGCTTTCGCCCCGGAGTGGGCCACGCTGGTGCTGGGCCAAGCTCGCGCCCTCATGGCCGACATCACCGCGCGTGGGGCCCTTCTCGTCTCCACCGACGCCATCATCTGCCCCGAGGAGTTGGACCTGCGCTGTGAAGGGCTCGATGCGCTGGAGAGCGTTGGCAGCGGCATGCGCCTGGAGCATCGGGCTGATGCCGTCTTCATCGCCCGTGCTCGCTTGTACGCGCTGCTGCGGAGGGTGGAGGACGTGGGCCCCGGTGAGACGGTGCTGGGAAGGGATGACACCTGGGCGGTGGTGCGTGTCGCCCGTCAGGGGACGAGCGAGTCGGAGGCGGACTTCGCCCAGACGCTTCTGGCCTGCCTGCGCGAGGGGCGCGACGTGGCCCCGACGCGCATCAGGAAACGGCGGCTGACGATGGAGGCGGCTGTGCGTGAGGGCAAGCCCATCCACTCCCTGGTACAGGAGGAGGTGCGCACGGGCTTCTCGTGGGACAACAAGCGACGGTTGCTCGACCGCGACAGCAAACCATTCACGCAGAGCACGGACACCGCCCCGTACCGCTCACTCTCGCGGCTGGAAGCAGGTGAGCGTCAGCGACAGATTCGAGAGGGAGGCGCGCGCCCTCGGAAGTCACGGGTGCCGGCCCACAAGATGGAGAAGGCCCTCGCCTTGTTGAGTGGCGGCAGAAGTGTTCGAGAGGTGGCCAATGAGCTGAAACTGGCCCGCTCCACGGTCGGCGACATCAAGAAGCGCGCTGGCCTGGGCACAGTGGAGTCTGAAGAAGGAGGCGCCGATGCGTAG
- a CDS encoding tyrosine-type recombinase/integrase, translating into MGSIYRKNDKWYVRFKDGHGRWRDTATQATTKTEAKSLLHDLEVQSDRQRRGLEPMPEHRKQVTFGEAMDRWKTEVGSRLRSTTIIGFGEKHLRDELGALPLKDITPSRLEVLINAKASELAPKSRNHLRTLLHRIFELAIRRGLFSGLNPAKTVPRIKQPKKLPQYLKAEEVPLMLTTLEHRWRPLFATAVYTGMRKGELLALRKSDVDLETGTIRVGRSHGSDTTKGNREDLLPIAVGLAPYLREAMATSPSELLFPREDGTQHRPDVALHKVLRRALGRAGLVEGYNHVCRRKGCGYKARKRHGVPEPCPRCGMKLWPRALPRPLRFHDLRHTTATLLLKAGVPLATVQRILRHSDPAITTEVYGHLDVEDMRKGLDQLDFTAPEPTTPAE; encoded by the coding sequence ATGGGTTCCATCTACCGCAAGAACGACAAGTGGTACGTCCGATTCAAGGACGGACACGGCCGGTGGCGCGACACCGCCACCCAGGCCACCACGAAGACGGAGGCGAAGTCCCTCCTCCATGACTTGGAGGTTCAATCCGACCGGCAACGGCGCGGCCTGGAGCCCATGCCCGAGCACCGGAAGCAAGTCACCTTCGGGGAGGCCATGGACCGCTGGAAGACCGAAGTGGGTAGTCGGCTCCGCTCCACCACCATCATCGGCTTCGGAGAGAAGCACCTGCGCGACGAGCTAGGCGCCCTCCCGCTCAAGGACATCACGCCTTCTCGTCTGGAAGTGCTGATCAACGCGAAGGCGAGCGAGCTGGCGCCCAAGTCGCGCAACCACCTGCGCACCCTTCTCCACCGCATCTTCGAGCTGGCGATCCGGCGCGGTCTCTTCAGCGGCCTCAACCCCGCCAAGACCGTCCCGCGCATCAAACAGCCGAAGAAGCTCCCGCAGTACCTCAAGGCCGAGGAGGTCCCGCTGATGCTCACGACCCTGGAGCACCGCTGGCGGCCCCTGTTCGCCACAGCCGTCTACACCGGGATGCGTAAGGGCGAGTTGCTGGCGCTGCGCAAGTCGGACGTGGACCTCGAGACAGGCACCATCCGGGTGGGCCGCTCCCACGGGAGCGACACCACGAAGGGAAACCGGGAGGACCTGCTGCCCATCGCGGTGGGCCTGGCGCCCTACCTGCGCGAGGCCATGGCTACGTCCCCCTCGGAGCTTCTATTCCCTCGGGAGGATGGTACTCAGCACCGGCCAGACGTGGCCCTGCACAAGGTGCTGCGCCGAGCCCTGGGGCGCGCGGGACTGGTGGAGGGCTACAACCACGTCTGTCGGCGCAAGGGCTGCGGTTACAAGGCGAGGAAGCGTCACGGGGTGCCCGAGCCCTGCCCCCGCTGCGGCATGAAGCTGTGGCCACGGGCGCTCCCCCGCCCGCTGCGCTTCCACGACCTGCGGCACACCACGGCCACCCTGCTGCTCAAGGCAGGCGTCCCGCTGGCCACCGTGCAGCGAATCCTCCGCCACTCAGACCCGGCCATCACCACGGAGGTCTACGGCCACCTCGACGTGGAGGACATGCGCAAGGGCCTCGATCAACTCGACTTCACGGCGCCCGAGCCGACCACCCCGGCCGAGTAG
- a CDS encoding NFACT RNA binding domain-containing protein gives MSLRPSELEQVVAEVAARLTGAVVQKAWCPLPRLVYLELRVPGRSVLLCLCAEGELARVSVAAERFPTPGEPAPFQRWLRQELVGLKLVGLAWRDTERLVVLELQSDESRRRLVLELGSPGGLVLTTEAGRVLMLSGEGLAQRRSLHPGAQWSPPEPLSPEVLERTRGQPSRLVPVEGAFLPLAEAAEGLLGARDKTSRAEMIRRRLTLPYRARLKRSGRTLEKVRAEAARGPEAERHRRVGELLTQNLHRLKRGASEVSLTAYTEEGVEEVKVTLDPKRTPKEEVDWHFHQYRRLLRGVEHARQREAELAREVEHAQLALRQLEALDEAALLAQVEVLRKGVGEDGPPEARPFKEYVGHGGQRIWVGKGGEDNDTLTFKVARPGHLWLHARGLPGSHVVVPLEKGVEVSQEVLLDAAHLALHHSGAKGEPRGEVSWVPVKFVKKVKGGAPGQVIYSREKTLVVRVEPERLERLLKTRGGEVPAVP, from the coding sequence GTGTCGCTGCGTCCCTCGGAGTTGGAGCAGGTGGTGGCGGAGGTGGCCGCGCGGCTGACGGGCGCGGTGGTGCAGAAGGCGTGGTGTCCCCTGCCGCGCCTCGTCTACCTGGAGCTGCGCGTGCCGGGGCGCTCGGTGCTCCTGTGCCTGTGCGCCGAGGGAGAGCTGGCGCGCGTCTCCGTGGCCGCCGAGCGCTTCCCCACGCCGGGTGAGCCCGCGCCCTTCCAGCGCTGGTTGCGCCAGGAACTGGTGGGGTTGAAGCTCGTGGGCCTCGCCTGGCGGGACACCGAGCGGCTGGTGGTGCTCGAGCTCCAGAGCGACGAGTCCCGGCGGCGGCTCGTGCTGGAGCTGGGCTCGCCCGGGGGGCTGGTGCTGACGACGGAGGCGGGAAGGGTGTTGATGCTCTCGGGCGAGGGCCTCGCGCAGCGGCGCTCCCTGCACCCGGGCGCCCAGTGGTCACCTCCCGAGCCCCTCTCGCCCGAGGTGCTCGAGCGGACGCGGGGCCAGCCCTCGCGCCTGGTGCCCGTGGAAGGGGCCTTCCTGCCCCTGGCCGAGGCGGCCGAGGGGCTGCTGGGCGCGCGGGACAAGACGAGCCGGGCGGAGATGATCCGCCGGAGGCTGACGCTGCCGTACCGGGCGCGGCTCAAGCGCTCGGGGCGGACGCTGGAGAAGGTGCGCGCGGAAGCCGCGCGGGGCCCGGAGGCCGAGCGCCACCGGCGGGTGGGGGAGCTGCTCACCCAGAACCTCCACCGTCTCAAGCGCGGGGCGTCCGAGGTGTCGCTCACCGCGTACACCGAGGAGGGGGTGGAGGAGGTGAAGGTGACGTTGGACCCCAAGCGCACGCCGAAGGAGGAGGTGGACTGGCACTTCCACCAGTACCGGCGCCTGCTGCGGGGCGTGGAGCATGCGCGGCAGCGCGAGGCGGAGCTGGCGCGGGAGGTGGAGCACGCGCAACTGGCGCTGCGTCAGTTGGAGGCGCTGGACGAGGCGGCGCTGCTCGCGCAGGTGGAGGTGTTGCGCAAGGGGGTGGGTGAGGATGGCCCGCCCGAGGCACGGCCCTTCAAGGAGTACGTGGGGCACGGGGGCCAGCGCATCTGGGTGGGCAAGGGCGGCGAGGACAACGACACGCTCACCTTCAAGGTGGCGCGTCCGGGGCACCTGTGGCTGCACGCCCGGGGACTGCCCGGCAGCCACGTGGTGGTCCCCCTGGAGAAGGGGGTGGAGGTCTCCCAGGAAGTGCTCCTGGATGCGGCGCACCTGGCGCTGCACCACTCGGGGGCCAAGGGCGAGCCGCGGGGCGAGGTGAGCTGGGTGCCGGTGAAGTTCGTGAAGAAGGTGAAGGGGGGCGCGCCGGGGCAGGTCATCTACAGCCGGGAGAAGACGCTGGTGGTGCGCGTGGAGCCGGAGCGCCTGGAGCGGCTGCTCAAGACGCGCGGGGGCGAGGTGCCCGCCGTCCCATGA
- the pyk gene encoding pyruvate kinase: MRRAKIVCTLGPASQSQEMLEALIEAGMDVARLNFSHGSHEQHAENIAKLRAASLKCRKAVGILGDLQGPKIRTGRFITGSTELKQGGEFHITTDESVKGTDEIVSTTYPHLAADVNPGDRILLDDGLLELRVIETDKKQLIRTKVIHGGTLKNNKGINLPGVAVRADALTPKDREDLVFGIKEGVDFIALSFVRQPADIDMARAAMAQIGQSVPIIAKLEKPEAIARLDAILDKTDGVMVARGDLGVEIPPEEVPSVQKDIVRRCNSRGLPVIVATQMLNSMIDNPRPTRAEASDVANAVFDGADAVMLSGETASGKFPIESVQMMDRIVLAAESTIRAQDLLRAPTSPVGLPTHFPDVIAASACQAAKQSGASLIAAFTLSGVTARLLAHYRPPVPIVAFSPNQEVRRRLALLWGVVPRVLEPIQETEAMVRRVEEELVARGLARKGDRVVIVYGAPVGQPGKINSLRLHVIGG; encoded by the coding sequence ATGCGACGCGCGAAGATTGTTTGTACCCTGGGCCCTGCGAGCCAGAGCCAGGAGATGCTCGAGGCCCTGATCGAAGCCGGAATGGATGTGGCCCGGCTCAACTTCTCCCACGGCAGCCACGAGCAGCACGCCGAGAACATCGCCAAGCTCCGGGCGGCCTCGCTCAAGTGCCGCAAGGCGGTGGGCATCCTGGGCGACCTCCAGGGCCCGAAGATCCGCACCGGCCGCTTCATCACCGGCAGCACCGAGCTGAAGCAGGGCGGCGAGTTCCACATCACCACGGACGAGAGCGTGAAGGGCACGGATGAGATCGTGTCCACCACCTACCCGCACCTGGCGGCGGACGTGAACCCGGGCGACCGCATCCTCCTGGATGACGGCCTCTTGGAGCTGCGCGTCATCGAGACGGACAAGAAGCAGCTCATCCGCACCAAGGTCATCCACGGCGGCACGCTCAAGAACAACAAGGGCATCAACCTGCCGGGCGTGGCGGTGCGCGCGGATGCGCTCACGCCCAAGGACCGCGAGGACCTGGTGTTCGGTATCAAGGAGGGCGTGGACTTCATCGCCCTGTCCTTCGTGCGCCAGCCGGCGGACATCGACATGGCGCGCGCGGCCATGGCGCAGATCGGCCAGTCGGTGCCCATCATCGCCAAGCTGGAGAAGCCCGAGGCCATTGCCCGCCTGGACGCCATCCTGGACAAGACGGACGGGGTGATGGTGGCGCGTGGTGACCTCGGCGTGGAGATCCCGCCCGAGGAGGTGCCCTCGGTGCAGAAGGACATCGTGCGGCGCTGCAACTCGCGCGGCCTGCCGGTCATCGTGGCCACGCAGATGCTCAACTCGATGATCGACAACCCGCGGCCCACGCGCGCCGAGGCCAGCGACGTCGCCAACGCCGTCTTCGACGGGGCGGACGCGGTGATGCTCTCGGGCGAGACGGCCAGCGGCAAGTTCCCCATCGAGTCCGTGCAGATGATGGACCGCATCGTGCTCGCGGCCGAGTCCACCATCCGCGCGCAGGACCTGCTGCGCGCGCCCACCTCGCCGGTGGGGCTGCCCACGCACTTCCCGGACGTGATCGCCGCGAGCGCGTGCCAGGCGGCCAAGCAGTCCGGCGCCTCGCTCATCGCGGCCTTCACCCTGTCGGGTGTGACGGCGCGCCTGCTGGCGCACTACCGGCCTCCGGTGCCCATCGTGGCCTTCAGCCCCAACCAGGAAGTGCGCCGCCGGCTGGCGCTGCTCTGGGGCGTGGTGCCGCGCGTGCTCGAGCCCATCCAGGAGACGGAGGCGATGGTGCGCCGCGTGGAGGAGGAGCTCGTCGCCCGGGGTCTCGCGCGCAAGGGCGACCGCGTCGTCATCGTCTACGGCGCGCCCGTGGGCCAGCCCGGGAAGATCAACAGCCTGCGGCTGCACGTCATCGGGGGCTGA
- a CDS encoding response regulator, translating to MASPVVLISDDEPLVVSALAREARRTGLTSVADTTSRHVMELARRHRPAVIILDIHQHEDGRDLLAQLKQDPQTRDCKVIILSGVEDQFTRHVCFELGADAYEVKPFDHTFMTRVARMAGLKSRSPGGLCSGA from the coding sequence ATGGCTTCTCCGGTTGTCCTCATTTCCGACGATGAGCCGCTCGTCGTGTCCGCGCTCGCCCGGGAGGCTCGGCGCACGGGCCTCACTTCCGTGGCGGACACCACCTCCCGGCACGTGATGGAGCTGGCCCGGCGGCACCGCCCCGCGGTCATCATCCTGGACATCCACCAGCACGAGGATGGAAGGGATCTGCTCGCCCAGCTCAAGCAGGACCCCCAGACGCGGGACTGCAAGGTCATCATCCTCAGTGGCGTGGAGGATCAGTTCACCCGCCATGTGTGCTTCGAGCTGGGCGCGGACGCCTACGAGGTGAAGCCCTTCGACCACACCTTCATGACCCGGGTGGCGAGGATGGCGGGCCTGAAGAGCCGCTCCCCCGGGGGCCTGTGCTCAGGCGCGTAG
- a CDS encoding HD family phosphohydrolase gives MLPQTQPTEPADLNRRLKKLTSILDVTKAMSAERDLDLLLPLILYEASKVVEADRCSLFVLDRERNQLWSKVAQGSKSEIRLPMGSGIAGRVAETGEVINLPDAYADERFNRTFDSISGYRTQSVLCVPMRDANGEVTGVIQALNKLSGNAFDSEDEELLLALGAQAAGAIENALLHEEINSLFEGFVSASVVAIESRDPTTAGHSGRVANLTVSLARALEHVHTGPYAHTRFSATELQEVRYASLLHDFGKVGVREPVLVKAEKLYPHELEGLRARFQLARKDLQLHSYRRRIAAVKLRGTQHLAEIEAEEEARLAQECKQLDEVLEFVLTCNRPSVLAQGNFERLHELKHLRFQDGFDREQPLLLEREIQSLSILKGTLSEAERLEIESHVEHTYRFLSQIPWTRTLRRVPEIAYAHHEKLNGTGYPRAIPDTGIPVQSRMMAIADIYDALTASDRPYKKAVPHPLALDILQREVKSGQLDAELFRIFVEAEVPQRAQQPLPE, from the coding sequence GTGCTTCCACAGACCCAGCCAACCGAGCCCGCCGATCTCAACCGGCGCCTCAAGAAGCTCACGTCCATCCTGGACGTCACCAAGGCGATGAGCGCCGAGCGGGACCTGGATCTGCTGCTCCCCCTCATCCTCTACGAGGCCAGCAAGGTGGTGGAGGCGGATCGCTGCTCGCTCTTCGTGCTGGACCGCGAGCGCAACCAGCTCTGGAGCAAGGTGGCCCAGGGCTCCAAGAGCGAGATCCGCCTTCCCATGGGCAGCGGCATCGCCGGACGGGTGGCGGAGACGGGCGAGGTCATCAACCTCCCGGACGCCTATGCCGACGAGCGCTTCAACCGCACCTTCGACAGCATCAGCGGCTACCGCACCCAGAGCGTGCTGTGCGTGCCCATGCGCGACGCCAACGGCGAGGTCACCGGCGTCATCCAGGCCCTCAACAAGCTGAGCGGCAACGCCTTCGACTCCGAGGACGAGGAGCTGCTGCTCGCCCTGGGCGCCCAGGCCGCCGGCGCCATCGAGAACGCCCTGCTCCACGAGGAGATCAACAGCCTCTTCGAGGGCTTCGTCTCCGCCTCCGTGGTGGCCATCGAGTCGAGAGATCCCACCACCGCGGGCCACTCGGGCCGCGTCGCCAATCTCACCGTCTCCCTGGCGCGCGCGCTCGAGCACGTGCACACCGGGCCCTACGCCCACACGCGCTTCAGCGCCACCGAGTTGCAGGAAGTGCGCTACGCCTCGCTCCTGCACGACTTCGGCAAGGTGGGTGTGCGCGAGCCGGTGCTCGTCAAGGCCGAGAAGCTCTACCCCCATGAGCTGGAGGGGCTGCGCGCCCGCTTCCAGCTCGCGCGCAAGGATCTGCAGCTGCACAGCTACCGCCGGCGGATCGCCGCCGTGAAGCTGCGCGGCACCCAGCACCTGGCGGAGATAGAAGCCGAGGAAGAGGCGCGGCTCGCCCAGGAGTGCAAGCAGCTCGACGAGGTGCTCGAGTTCGTCCTCACCTGCAACCGGCCCAGCGTGCTCGCCCAGGGCAACTTCGAGCGGTTGCACGAGCTCAAGCACCTGCGCTTCCAGGACGGGTTCGACCGGGAGCAGCCCCTGCTGCTCGAGCGGGAGATCCAGTCACTCTCCATCCTCAAGGGCACGCTCTCCGAGGCGGAGCGCCTGGAGATCGAGAGCCACGTGGAGCACACCTACCGCTTCCTGTCGCAGATTCCCTGGACGCGCACCCTGCGGCGCGTGCCGGAGATCGCCTACGCGCACCACGAGAAGCTCAATGGGACGGGCTACCCGCGCGCCATCCCCGACACCGGCATCCCCGTGCAGTCGCGGATGATGGCCATCGCGGACATCTACGACGCGCTCACCGCCAGCGACCGTCCCTACAAGAAGGCCGTGCCGCACCCGCTCGCGCTCGACATCCTCCAGCGCGAGGTGAAGAGCGGACAGCTCGATGCCGAGCTGTTCCGCATCTTCGTCGAGGCCGAGGTGCCCCAGCGCGCCCAGCAGCCCCTGCCCGAGTGA
- a CDS encoding YkgJ family cysteine cluster protein yields MTDTPPMGPVCARCPRLLGSSCCEVKPGEHLATLTRSDVERIAEHTGLSPRRFVTEEYLTEEDAAGYEARRPLYRGYFRRGPVRLTLFARAGACVFHERGQGCGLPPEVRPLACRLYPFERWPDGSWSVQMGRYGDLEQARAAGDACLAVEEAGGMEEVWAAFNTTPETVEALGARLAEESRRHGRG; encoded by the coding sequence ATGACGGACACGCCTCCCATGGGCCCGGTCTGCGCCCGCTGTCCGCGGCTGCTGGGCAGCTCGTGCTGCGAGGTGAAGCCGGGAGAGCATCTGGCCACCCTCACGCGCTCGGACGTGGAGCGCATCGCCGAGCACACGGGGCTTTCCCCCCGGCGCTTCGTCACCGAGGAGTACCTCACCGAGGAGGACGCGGCCGGCTACGAGGCGCGCCGTCCGCTCTACCGGGGCTACTTCCGTCGCGGGCCGGTGCGGCTGACGCTGTTCGCGCGCGCGGGGGCCTGTGTCTTCCACGAGCGGGGCCAGGGGTGTGGACTGCCCCCCGAGGTGCGGCCCCTGGCATGCCGGCTCTACCCCTTCGAGCGCTGGCCGGATGGGAGCTGGAGCGTGCAGATGGGGCGCTATGGGGACCTGGAGCAGGCCCGGGCGGCGGGGGACGCCTGTCTGGCGGTGGAAGAGGCGGGCGGTATGGAGGAGGTGTGGGCGGCGTTCAATACCACGCCGGAGACGGTGGAGGCGTTGGGCGCCCGGCTCGCGGAGGAGAGCAGGCGGCACGGACGGGGTTGA
- a CDS encoding excinuclease ABC subunit A, giving the protein MAAKKKTAKKAATKKTAAKKTTRKTAAPRTATKKAAGKTTAKKAAGKKTATRKAPARKRTAKAATEAAPSEDEG; this is encoded by the coding sequence ATGGCCGCGAAGAAGAAGACCGCGAAGAAGGCCGCGACGAAGAAGACCGCCGCGAAGAAGACGACCCGCAAGACCGCCGCTCCCCGCACCGCCACGAAGAAGGCGGCGGGCAAGACCACGGCCAAGAAGGCCGCTGGCAAGAAGACCGCCACCCGCAAGGCTCCGGCCCGCAAGCGCACGGCCAAGGCGGCCACCGAGGCCGCCCCGTCCGAGGACGAGGGCTAG